A window of Spodoptera frugiperda isolate SF20-4 chromosome 17, AGI-APGP_CSIRO_Sfru_2.0, whole genome shotgun sequence contains these coding sequences:
- the LOC118276903 gene encoding uncharacterized protein LOC118276903 isoform X2 has protein sequence MLAMLVVAALTRISCVHAMPYNQFGTHILKVFSEDDMTPDFRELLVSQDTQDPDVKVQTQATDEKTNITEETTMLDDTTSNTTEKLVLANVSVAVHQVSEEVLPQDKKIPNPNEEVDVVDREDHVTQYLSDLLVNTDSEITSLQATETEDDREGIESAETM, from the exons ATG TTGGCCATGCTGGTGGTGGCTGCTCTAACAAGGATAAGCTGTGTTCATGCGATGCCTTACAATCAATTTGGT ACACACATACTAAAAGTATTCAGCGAAGATGACATGACGCCAGACTTCAGAGAACTCCTGGTCAGCCAGGACACCCAGGACCCTGACGTCAAGGTGCAGACACAAGCTACAGATGAGAAGACAAACATAACAGAAGAAACCACAATGCTTGATGACACCACTAGTAATACTACAG AAAAACTAGTACTAGCAAACGTATCCGTAGCAGTACACCAAGTTTCAGAGGAAGTGCTGCCCCAGGACAAGAAGATCCCCAACCCTAATGAGGAGGTGGACGTGGTGGACCGCGAGGACCACGTCACTCAGTACCTGTCCGACCTGCTGGTCAACACAGACAGTGAAATTACTAGCCTTCAG GCCACCGAAACTGAAGATGACCGCGAAGGTATAGA GTCTGCGGAAACTATGTGA
- the LOC118276924 gene encoding ommochrome-binding protein, with translation MKHLLILFGLSALTTVISGKSHCHACFDSICYSKALIFQNYPISGQLAVDRVANVVYFHYEDSRPLDHTVAFDLDDIRFLFIPDIQFSFARAVDQTTRDVYIGGANGVYKYNPITNVTTPFALHDKTIWHMQFKEKIYYTIFMTKGLYTYEKKQSKTVAALKDYTIDDFIVDKKDDIYFMTNFTVYKLKKGENKATMFSTIIYTLTTDINDNAYFIQRDTRGLYKIDYRTGRLSEVGAFGSGSPFRTVFDNYNNIIYYDGISDQLFYLTPNYGRCKVTDEGKGRKLKKKVSSFFDSDV, from the coding sequence ATGAAACACCTCCTAATCCTGTTCGGCCTCTCGGCTTTAACGACAGTAATATCCGGCAAAAGCCATTGTCACGCCTGCTTCGACAGTATTTGCTATTCCAAAGCtctaatatttcaaaactatCCAATATCCGGACAATTAGCCGTGGACAGAGTCGccaatgttgtttattttcacTACGAGGATTCTCGGCCCTTAGATCACACTGTTGCATTTGATTTAGACGATATTAGATTCTTGTTTATCCCGGATATTCAATTTTCCTTCGCTCGAGCCGTTGACCAAACGACAAGAGATGTCTACATCGGCGGCGCGAATGGCGTTTACAAATACAACCCAATTACGAATGTTACAACTCCGTTTGCCCTGCATGATAAGACGATATGGCATATGCAGTTTAAAGAGAAGATATACTACACTATATTCATGACTAAAGGACTTTACACGTATGAAAAGAAACAATCTAAAACTGTAGCCGCGTTGAAGGATTATACGATAGACGATTTTATCGTGGATAAGaaagatgatatttatttcatgaCCAATTTCACTGTTTATAAGCTGAAAAAGGGGGAAAATAAGGCCACGATGTTTTCCACTATAATATACACTCTCACTACCGATATAAATGACAACGCATATTTCATACAGAGGGATACGAGAGGGTTGTATAAAATTGACTATAGGACTGGAAGATTGTCTGAAGTCGGTGCTTTTGGTAGCGGATCGCCTTTCAGAACTGTATtcgacaattacaataatatcataTATTATGATGGAATCAGTGATCAGTTGTTCTATTTGACCCCAAATTATGGCCGTTGCAAAGTGACCGATGAAGGGAAAGGGAGGAAATTGAAGAAAAAGGTGTCTTCTTTCTTCGATAGTGATGTTTGA
- the LOC118276903 gene encoding uncharacterized protein LOC118276903 isoform X1 has translation MLAMLVVAALTRISCVHAMPYNQFGTHILKVFSEDDMTPDFRELLVSQDTQDPDVKVQTQATDEKTNITEETTMLDDTTSNTTEKLVLANVSVAVHQVSEEVLPQDKKIPNPNEEVDVVDREDHVTQYLSDLLVNTDSEITSLQATETEDDREGIDFTSVLRSQVS, from the exons ATG TTGGCCATGCTGGTGGTGGCTGCTCTAACAAGGATAAGCTGTGTTCATGCGATGCCTTACAATCAATTTGGT ACACACATACTAAAAGTATTCAGCGAAGATGACATGACGCCAGACTTCAGAGAACTCCTGGTCAGCCAGGACACCCAGGACCCTGACGTCAAGGTGCAGACACAAGCTACAGATGAGAAGACAAACATAACAGAAGAAACCACAATGCTTGATGACACCACTAGTAATACTACAG AAAAACTAGTACTAGCAAACGTATCCGTAGCAGTACACCAAGTTTCAGAGGAAGTGCTGCCCCAGGACAAGAAGATCCCCAACCCTAATGAGGAGGTGGACGTGGTGGACCGCGAGGACCACGTCACTCAGTACCTGTCCGACCTGCTGGTCAACACAGACAGTGAAATTACTAGCCTTCAG GCCACCGAAACTGAAGATGACCGCGAAGGTATAGA TTTCACTTCCGTGCTTCGCTCCCAAGTGTCATAG